Proteins from one Malaya genurostris strain Urasoe2022 chromosome 2, Malgen_1.1, whole genome shotgun sequence genomic window:
- the LOC131430589 gene encoding small ribosomal subunit protein uS5-like: MADAAPARGGFRGGFGSRGGGGRGRGGGRGRGRGRGRGRGGKEDSKEWVPVTKLGRLVRDGKIRTLEEIYLYSLPIKEFEIIDFFLNRSLRDEVLKIMPVQKQTRAGQRTRFKAFVAIGDSNGHIGLGVKCSNEAATAIRGAIILAKLSVVPVRRGYWGNKIGKQPHTVPCKVFGKCGSVLVRLIPAPRGTGIVSAPVPKKLLQIAGIEDCYTMTRGSTTTLGNLANATYAAIAKTYAFLTPDLWKDLPLSKTPYQEYADFLEKTSKTGQRIIEL; the protein is encoded by the coding sequence ATGGCGGACGCAGCTCCAGCCCGTGGTGGATTTAGAGGAGGTTTTGGCTCTCGCGGTGGTGGGGGTCGTGGACGTGGCGGCGGCCGTGGACGAGGTCGGGGTCGTGGTCGAGGACGTGGTGGCAAGGAAGATTCGAAAGAATGGGTGCCGGTAACTAAGCTGGGTCGCCTCGTGCGAGACGGCAAAATCCGCACCTTGGAGGAAATTTATCTTTACTCATTGCCCATTAAAGAGTTCGAGATCATTGATTTCTTCCTGAACCGTTCGCTTCGGGATGAGGTATTGAAAATTATGCCCGTTCAGAAGCAGACTCGAGCCGGTCAGCGTACTCGTTTCAAGGCATTTGTTGCCATTGGCGACAGTAACGGACACATCGGCTTGGGAGTCAAGTGCAGCAATGAAGCCGCTACCGCCATTCGTGGAGCTATTATTCTTGCTAAACTGTCCGTCGTACCAGTTCGCCGAGGCTACTGGGGTAACAAGATTGGCAAGCAGCCCCACACCGTCCCCTGCAAGGTCTTCGGAAAGTGCGGTTCGGTTCTGGTGCGTCTAATTCCGGCACCCCGCGGTACCGGTATTGTTTCCGCACCGGTTCCCAAGAAGCTACTGCAAATAGCCGGTATCGAAGATTGCTACACGATGACCCGTGGATCAACTACAACGCTTGGCAACTTGGCTAATGCTACTTATGCGGCCATTGCTAAGACCTACGCTTTCCTTACTCCGGATCTCTGGAAGGATCTTCCGTTGAGCAAAACTCCTTACCAGGAATATGCTGATTTCTTGGAAAAGACCAGCAAGACCGGACAGCGCATCATTGAGCTGTAA